The Candidatus Zixiibacteriota bacterium sequence TGCTCATTTAGGGGATGGCAAACATCAATTTATAAAAGGTATCGATAAAGTTTTTCATAAATTTGAAGATATTAATGAAGATGAAATAGTGAATTGGGTTTATCGTCCAAGCATACTAAATGATTATTCTGTTTCGGAAAGCAGTGTCTTATCGCTATGCTATAATCATCGGATTATACATGATTTTTTATACTTAGATATCGTATCGAATCCTAAAATTTATAACAGCGAAAGAAAACGAGGAATCTCTTTTAATTACATGATTGGTAAAGCTTATGCACATTTTAGTAATCTGCAAATTGAAATTGACTTGACAATGGAATATAATAATAAAGTTACTGTTTTTGAAGGCAAGAATACAAAAAATTCAGAGACATGGTTAACTGATTTTAATGTTTATCAGTTATATAACCCCTATAGATATTATTATGATTTAAAAGAAGACAACAAAATTGATATTCAAGAAATCAACGCTTGCTATTTAGTAAGGCAAAAAAGAGACAATGGCTCATATTTAAGGCTATATAAATATTATTTTAGCAATCCTTCAGATATTACGACCATTATATTGCTAAAAAAAAGAGAATTTCGACTTACAAGGAGGGGGTTTAATGAGTAGTTTTATTAATAAAGTTATCAATGATGATATAATGAAATTATTAAAGAAAATGCCGGATAATCATATTGATATGATATACAGCGACCCTGATTATAATGTTGGTATTAAATATAATGATAATACTTATACAAAGAATTTTAATGAATACATTAAATGGTATATTGAACTTGCTAAAGAATCTTTTAGAGTATTAAAAAATGATGGCAACATGTTTTTTATTAATTATCCTCGACAGAATTCATATTTGTGGATTAACTATCTTGATAAAGTTTGTTATGATGTTAACGAATATGTTTGGATTTATAATACGAATGTTGGTCATTCCCCAAGTAAATTTACTCGCGCTCATAGAAGCATATTGCATTGTAGAAAATCCAATAAAAACAAATGGTTTAAAAACCAAGTTGCCGAGCCTTATAAGAATCCTA is a genomic window containing:
- a CDS encoding site-specific DNA-methyltransferase, with product MSSFINKVINDDIMKLLKKMPDNHIDMIYSDPDYNVGIKYNDNTYTKNFNEYIKWYIELAKESFRVLKNDGNMFFINYPRQNSYLWINYLDKVCYDVNEYVWIYNTNVGHSPSKFTRAHRSILHCRKSNKNKWFKNQVAEPYKNPNDKRILKNIANGSQGRMPYSWLYFDLVKNVSKDKTIHSCQIPLGLVEKLILASTKMNDLVLIHFGGSGSEIILTKRLHRNYVSAEIDKVYYDMIMKRLENNGNIPSEYKLQMQKNNKNNHTTHDLLARPIPKPTNYSKPKTKP